The Festucalex cinctus isolate MCC-2025b chromosome 6, RoL_Fcin_1.0, whole genome shotgun sequence genomic sequence TATAAcagattgccttttttttttttcgtgcaaAAATAAAGATCTAGCGACACCCTAAAAGATGAGTGGTGCGCGCATGAGGTCGGCTTAACCTGCAGCGTGAACGAGCTGTCGCACACATCCAGCCAGCATCCTCCGCACTCGTGAAGACACAATGGCTGCCACTGCTATTTTTAGctcttgttttcatgtttgacTATTTGGCCTATGTGAGCGTGGATAATGGAGCGCTTTTCTCCAAGGTGGCTGCGGACTGACAGCGAGTCAGCATGCCCGCTGCCTCAAGTTGCAGGCGAGGGCCTCCTTCTTGTCACGCAGgcttcattagcatgctaaaagtGGACCGACCTTTCATGACATGTTCGAGCATTTCGTGCTTTTTGTGTCCAATTAGACCGTGATTTACAGGGAACATACTGTATTAGAGacaattgtctttttttaataacttcTATCTTCCTATTTCTAAAAATgtgtacatgattttttttgcacttcCACCTCACTGTTACGTAATTTACATAACCACAGGTCCCTACTCATGACTTGGTAGCTACGATGGGTGAACatccagagccactttcaaaTGACTAATAATATCTGAAATCAATATCATGCAGAGGCACGCCCTGGAATTTCCCTCTCTGGAGATCTATTTAAAAAGTATGTTATCAAAACTTTTCACCTTTAAAGCAAAACTGTCTCTCTCAATTATAAGCTTTTAAGGTTGCATTTATTTTCCTCTTCCTGTTTTATTACAGCTGTAAGGCCTTACAAGGTTCAAACAGTTATTTGGAAACGttagttgttttatttattttttatttatttttttaaaaagtaaaactaactaaacttgAAAAAAAGTATACCATTATAACCATACTCGGAATTATTACTTACCCTTGTTTAGGTTCATTGCTCTTCTTCTCTTCCTGGTTGGTCAGCTCCTTCTTCGTCGTCGTCTTGGCCTGCTCACTATTGTCATTTGCGTTCTGCTATGAGAGGATAACATCAATTAACTCAGCAAATGTTGCACTTGAGATGCGCAAACGGGACAACGAGCTAGCTCACCTTGTCGTCCTCGCCTTCGGAGTCGGAGGCCGCTCGGAACTGCAGCGTCCCGGTGTTGATGTAAAAACCGCCCAGCTTTGTGGTCAAAGAGGCAGGTACCAGCTCATCATACTAACGGACAAACAGAAAAACGGTTTGTTGCCGTTGTTCATTGGGTTTTAACGgttaaacaacacaaaacaaactcaaacatCCTGAGTGGAGCACAGACCTCCAACCATGGTTGAACTTCGCAAATCCTTGGTGAATTAATTAAGCAAGATCAATCAGTTGATTGTCTCTTGAAGCAATTGAGTGGCTGTGTCCCTGACCCCATGTGAGGCATTACAATTTGGTCtaactttttcattttatgtgtttatttgtgttgtGTGTACTGATGCAGGTGTGGAAATGTCACCAATACATATTATATACTATATCTTATCTGTGTGTCTATGCTGCACTCGCATTGGATGGCTTTTTATCCACATTCGGTAGAGACCTCATTCTGATCCGAAGGTATtcaatttcaagcatttttttccccctttaacTGCCATGACCCACATCTGAATAGCGCCACTTGAAAGtcctaaaaaatatatctaaaaaattgaatcgtgtgtcctcaaCCTTTCAGTGTAAAACCAGCCTTTCAATCAATCCTGCTAGGCCAAAGACATTTCTATTgccgaaaaaataaataaataaataaacaaactgcCAGACACTTGAAAAAGAGCATAAAACAAGCTGTGATATCATCTAATAATGTTGAGTCATGTACCATTTTTTAGCAACAAGCTGAGTGCCACTTAATGAAAGTGTTAGCGTCAATGTCACTGTCGTCACGACAGATGAGtcagcaacaacaacagtgaTGCCAGTGGAGGGAATGTGGTTTTGCAAAGTTTACGATCATCATACACAGTATGTATTTGTAAAGGGGGGTTTACTCACAGCCTCGGAGTTATCAATGAAGGGGTCTGTCTCATCATAGCCAAATCCAATATCAATCAAATCCTGCATTCTGTCCTTTCTCTTCTTCGTCATGTTGCCCTGCAATAAATACATTAACATTACTCATTTTAATGCCCAAATCACATGAAGGGATCCTGCTTAAAACCCATCTTACAAATAAAGTGATGAcataacatttaaaagcaaataaatacatatagtgAATCCAATATGCgctatttgctgaaaaactcgcTTATTTGATGTTTTCGTTTTCAGGCCAAAAAAAGTATCGCTTCGCCAAAAAGCTTTGGGCGTCATCATGTGCCAAAGAACTTtgatgaagtgagttgaggagattCTTGTAGAAAAAGGGTTAGCTCCATCCTTATATCCCGAATACAGAGAGACCACTGTAATAtaatacagtttaaaaaaaaaagaccgctTTAAAATCCTGTTGGTGGTAAACTGAGTAACTGACATTTCATGAGGTAAAATCATCATAATTAAAACAACTGGATGttattgccatggcaaccgcagattttttttttacttcttgaaggaacaagaaaaacattttgtgacGTTACGttcacagaaaaataaaaaaaataagtcgaGGTGTAAAAGGTGATAGTTAATGAAAACATACTCCAAACAGaaatgaaacaaatattttaaaaaaaacacacaaaaaaacacttatttgATGCCTCTGCATTCATTGTTTTGTACACAACAAAGTGAAGTGAATTAGTTATTTCATAATAAGAGGTTGCTAGTAAAATCTTTCAGTTGTTTGTGAATGCCAACACAAAGTttacttttatgtatttttgttcaaCTTATTTATCTTTAAAATAATACCATATtttcccaaaaatgtttaacttAATGAgatattaattttaaaacaacaacaatgcgcttgctaaaaatgttttgttttgacagctTAGCAAATCCAATTCATGGTAACCGACAAAAAGGCTCAATCAAGGCAATTGGACGCTTCCTGATTTTTGAATTTGTTGTgttgtttcttgttttcttaaaatgttccaaaatgactgatgctattaggctaatgtttttaatacaattgTATACAATGTAGAGTATTTGTatcaaaaaaatttttaaacaaaaatatagttGTACGCTTTCAAAAAAATGATACAGAAATAAATCATAATGACTCACATATTTATTTTCGAACTTCTTCGCAAGAGCCTCCACCTGCAGTCGCTCCCTCTCGTCATCGTTGAAGGGGTCCTTTGGGTCAGGGGCCAGAGTCACACTTGGAGGTTTGTCCTTCGGCTAGAACCAATGCAATGCAACTGATGTTAACTAACTGCAATAAATTCAGGTCAACACTTAATCGCATATCATGGTAGATTTTAaatgacataaaaaatataCCCACTGTAGGCTGTAACCAGTACCACTACACCTAATTCCACATTATTATGCAAATGAAGTTTTCCTCTGATTTTTATAAATAGTACATGCAAATTTTCAAGTCATCAACTGTTAGAGaataatttgaatgtttttaagcAAACCTTTCAATGACAACAGTATTCTttttcacaacaacaaaaaaagtttttgctcaAATGCACTGCTCCAAATTATTATGCACAGCAGAGTTTCAAAGACATTGTATTGTTTGTAAAGCACTGATTGTTGAATCTGTAGGATTAGGATGTCATATTTGCTGAAATGAAACACAACATAGGCAACCATTATTTTAAACTGTGGAGCCCAGTGGATTTCAAAAtgattaaatgaaaatgtattctaCGTAATAAGTTAAAACAACTGAACTGAATTTTACAAATGTACTGCACTGGAGTGTAATAAGATTAAGCTACTGTAACATGCATAGTTTGAAccacagatttgtttgcattattgcTGGAATATGACTTGCATTTGTTTACTgacttctgtgttttgttttgtttatgcaaCACTTGGTTAGTAAGATTTCATGAAGTTGTCATAGTGAACACTTTAGGGCCGcacaatttagaaaaataatctaattgtgatATAGAAACATAATGTAATTGTGATAACTTTTAGTCTTTATcttttaacaagtcatttaacaTACTGTCAAGTTTTGTAAAGCTGCAAACTCCCTGTTCATTTCTGAAGCTGTACTTTTGAACTTGTTTTACCCACCTTTGACTTAAATAAATGAGTTGAATTAGtactcttagtttttttttttttcttcctacaaGTAGGCTATCTGTATTTCTAGTAAAGTAGAAAGTGGAAGCACTTTTGACACCTCTGGCTTGCAGTGGTGTAAATCAAGCAATCCGTGGTGGGGCCCAGGTGGAGTGTGTGACATGCTACATCCTGGTGCTCATCTCTCAGCTGCAGCCAGAGGGCCAGCGAGCAAGCAGCGAGGAGGAGGCTGCTGCTGCATGTGGCATGTGGACGCCTCTAATGGCTGTGTGACTGTTGCTGGGCAAGCGAGAGGCGGCGACACAGGTAGCAGCACCACCATGTCATAACGAGCCCGGTCGTGTCACAGACAGCCTCCACTCCAAATGGTGTCCAAAACGACCGAGTTGGGAGTTGAACACGAAGCCCCCCTCCTCCGCTGGCTTTCTGCTTTGGTCATCCACGGAAGGACAAGGTGCACTTCCCCCCGCTCCTCCTCTTCTTGTCTTATCCAAGCCATGACAAGTCCACACAAACACGGCAAAGTGCAATAAAATCCCGAGTCCGGTTCACTTGAAGTGAAGGGGGGACGTACCTGGAGGTTGTGGAGGAGTTCGCCGTAATTGAACTCGGCAGAGGCGCGGTCGTCGGGCTCGCTTAGGGGCAGGTTGAGTCGCACCGTCGCCCTCTTCTCGGATCCAGCCTTGTCCTTCTCGTCGGCTTTGGTGAGGCGGTTGGCGGCGCCTCCTGCCCCGGTCTCCGTCAACCCTTCCGCCACCACCGCTACGACCTCGTCGTCGTCTTCGCTTAAGTTGTAGTCGGCCTCGTCCTCCAACCGGCGTTTCCTCGACTCCGAGGCGACCCCGGCCGCGAATGCCGACAGGGTGACAAACTGCACTTTTCTCGGTTCGGCCATTTGGATGAGCCGCCTTCCTGCACCTCTCTCCGGACACACGGCGAGGAGGAGACCAGGATACTTGGCCAAACTACTCCAAATTGGTGCCTTGAGGACGGTTCCGCGAAGCCCCAACAGCTGCTTAGCGGCTACGCGGAGGTGGAGGCCTCCTCCCAACCATACGAAACGGACTCCAGGGGATGCGACGGTCGGGAGAAAGTTGTTTTTCCGGCAGCTACTCGCATCCTCGATGTGCTATGGGACCGACACATTCACAGGAGCCATCTTGGTTTTGGGAGTAAATAAAATATCAGACGGGGGAAGAGGGGTCACTGCGCATGCGCGCACACGCGGACCGGAAACGCCGTGCCACTGGAGCGGTGTGAAGACGTCCAATCCGCGGCTGCCCCGACCTTAGACCCGCCCCCTGACACAACAGGCGATAATAGCAGTATTACTACTACTTTACTCTATTAATTACCTTTTTAAAGAGTCTGGCCTAGGGACAGGATGCTCACTCGTTACGTCTGACTCGTGACGTCCCATAAAGTGATTAACCAAGAGAAACTACCATATTATTGAACGTCtcaggaaaagaaaatgctgaTTGCAGCGTTTATTTTCCCAACAATGGCAGCTGAATGACAGCCACGCTGATGTCGTGGCTGGTCACCCAAATGCTTGTTTTCACACGGCAGCAGAGGCGACACCTGTTGACCCATCAGTATATGGCACGATTTGAAAAGATAGTGATACCAAAGGCCGGATTAACCCCCTGGGGGTGGGGGACCCAGAACAAAGCCAATACTTGAATAGGCCCCCGCTGTGGCAAGGTAATGTGCTGCGTCTcatccaaacacacacaaaataaataaataacaaagacCCTGTAAATATATCTACACTGAAATATAAGATAATTTAAATGTCTTCTTGCACTCACAAGCTACAATAAAACCAATCCCTAAAAATGATTTCTTTTAAATTCTCCCACTGTCCTTTTCCATATGGATGTTATGTACTGCAACTGTTTAAATCCCTTacaataagacaaaaaaatgtcagctcGACTAATACTTTTAATTCCTTGACTgatcttaaagcgctttataaataaagttgagttgagtcctTTTATATAGGCCTACTggagtaatttatttttatttatttaacacatttttgcacTAATACAAGAGTTGTAATTGAAAAACAAAGATTACAATGCATcatctttgtaaaggcagaatttTTGGATCTCATTAGGTTGGGTGGGTGTACATGGTAGCtgtcattttaattcattttcattcacTGCAAACTAATTGCTTTGTTTCTACATTAGTTGAATTGTCACTCAGATTAAAAAGAATACAACAGTGTTCataatttaaatgtatatatatttgttttatacaaaatacagGCAGTCACACATTCTATAGAGTACAAAACTAAACTGCATACCAGATATAATAATGTTAGCTTGAAACATGTATTCATCGTGACAAGCTGCTGTGAGCACAGCGTCCACACATAACTCGGGAGTGGGTCACGAGAGGAAGACTCGGTTGTCTTTGGCCCACTTCCTCATGACTCGGATGATGTATTCCACCTGCGGGATTGCAGAATTGCGCAGCACGAGCACCACCTCCTTCAGTGTCTCCCTGGCACACCAATGACACACAATAGGCCATCTTTCactcttcttatttatttaatttgacatttaaatgcTTGTGTAATGCTATGCATCCTGGTGCTttacaaaatgatttttgaGCTAGCAATTCTGTTCATAGAGGGCCCGTGTAGCATAAGCCTTACACTGAGTGCTGGTCTAACAAAAAGCTACTAAAAAGCAGTgtatgttataaaaaaaaaaaaaaaaaaagaaacgtacTTTGACTCCTTGTTGGCTAAAATGAGCTGAAAGATGCCAACGCATGCCCCTCTCTTGCCTTCCCAGTAGTTGGAGCCTGGGTCCAGCTTCTCCAGTGCGTCAAATGCTTTGGCTGCATAGTAGAACTGGCCCATCTGAAACAAAACTAGAGATGCTTACCAAATCTCTCCATATAAAATTATAAAGGGCTGAAAGCAAGAAAATACACCAACTGGAAGACAATTGGAATGCAAAATTCAACGCTCTGTATTTTACCAAGTATATGCATCACAACATAAAATATAACATAACGGTACATGTTTAGCATATTATCTCCATGGCTACCTTGTAGCTGTCATTAGCGATGAGCTGAAGCAGACTGAAGGAGTCAGAGGAAGTGCCCATCTTCAAGTAAAGCTCCCAGGCGAAACGAGCCTTCTTGTTCATGATGTCTGACAAGGAAAAGTCACACATTCAAAAAACTGGAGGTAGATTTCAGTCAAGTGGAGGAATggatatggagaaaaaaaaacaactaaatctTGCAAGAAATCTGTAGCGTAGCTATAGTCTGGAGTCTGGACGAGGCACTGGCTTTTGTCCACCAGGAGTTAACGTAAGGAttcgttggtggttaatggaacactctttataaaatgaaaaggcaggatggagacggatttcttcttaactcattcattcttagccattttcactgaagcaacccccttcgctcccgactgttttaccgtattttgactgattttgcaaggggcacggaatattgtgttcctttgctataaaaacatggaacctaccaaaagaaagattagagtctcttctttcatcaggataaaaaaatatatttctatctgtttccattttgcatcatttagcattagaatatggctaggttttatcattattcacaaatctgtttagaattgtgaggaaacagcttgttttcaacatggccctggttaattTCTTAAATTCTGCCACCTTCtggttgtttttgtaattactaccattgcttcacctgttctctgcagttgagaggctgcatcaaagccttctgtatgtgctaacataaacaaaacaacttataaatatgtaaaaacaaaatattgtatatatacgtctttgggacacttaaaacatttaaaatagaacatatttatatgtttttgggagcaaaggagttaatttaaactttactcaTCATACGCGACAGCTAGAGCGACAACACTTCCCGAccccctatcagctgactaaccATAACCAATCAGAATCTAGcatactttaggtaaatgcaagtgaatgacggagAACAGCATATTCGctacttgtacaaaaaatatatatatacaaaaatgtatgaatgtgtaagtagtaattctggaaacataaatgtacaagtaaatatacattttaacaaattaacttcAATGCTTGATCCTCGGGGTGTGGACCTTCAAGCGAGGCATCTTTGTCGCTGGCAGTACCCAATGTTTTAAAGCGTGAATGCTTAACATCATAcggttaatctctgctaaagaAATTACTATCTTcttatttgaaaacccgacTGCAAAGTATTGGCACGAACATCCGAGTAGTAtgctacgtgtatttctcgtaagtttctgagttttttttcttgcaaatctgccactataaagtcacaaattcaagatttttttttcattggataTTACCGCCCCaccctaaaaaatatatttatacgtgtccctaatacgccgtcgtagatATCTACTACAACTGCATTATtgtaaataagaaaataaaattcataCAGCAGCGGGCCAGCCAGCTGAGGTATACAAAGTCAGTCTTGATCTTTTCACTCTGAATCAGAAGAAAACTCTGGaaagaaaacatgaaaaaaaaattagcaaacAATCGAATGAAAAGAATATAAAGCAGTAATATAAAGCAGGGCTGACATACTTCCTCCGCTTCTTTGAAGTTACCAATGGCAGCCTTGGCCTGAGCATAGttgaaattaaatgtatcatcgttacagAAGTAACCCTAAAATAAAAGGCACAGTTAAGAGGACATAAGATAAGCAACAGTCACAAGTCGCCTACAGTATGTGCTTCATAATTCGTATCAAATGCGATTTTGACAGCGTGATATAATACACAGTGCATCAATAAGAACCTTGATTGAGTTGAGGTATGTGAGCACATCATGAAACTTCCTCAAGAGGAAGAAACAGGAAGCCATGCACTGTCTGCCAGGAATAGTGTCTGAaaaacaccaaacaaaaataaacacacgcTTTGCTTGCCCACACAACTCCGGcacaaaaaacattcacatttcttCTCTGCGTACCGCACTCGCAAGATGAGCCTCCGACCAACTGAAAGAATTGCTGGGCGACTTTCAAGTAAGTTTCCCTCTGGGAAAACAGACACAGAGTTAGTACAGATACAAATACAGAACACACTGCATGGAGTTTAAAAACAAGCACTCACCGATCCAAGTTGTTGCCCCAGCGCAGCGTTGACCACTCCTTTCAAAATATACTCCTGATGAAAAATAGCAAGTATTAGGATCCCATGAGGGGagagagaaacaaaaaatacgATGACGTAAGTATGTCACATTTTGCGACAAGACGAGCACACATTTTGACATGCTtgactttcgtcgtgatggccGTCGTATCATTTccattcgacagcaagtggcaaaatagccgCCTTCCGATattaataaaaactgctggattttgctgcttaactcatattcttcccctttaaggcatatttttccaaCACATTTTGGTTGGTCTCCAGTTTGTTCCACTTTTAGGGCGTCGTAGGTATCAAGGAGAATACTCACCTGAGACACTGCAGGCACCAAATCTTGTATGAGGTTGTAAGCTTCCTGGACATCATCTGGAAGAGTCACATGCAAcattaatatttgatttttgcAAAACATTATTGTGCAGTGTCTTAGTCAATCACCTTGTCTCAGGTAGTAGATGACAAGGTTGAGTCTTGCTTCGGGGATGACGTCGATCAAAGGGGGCAGCACCTGCAATGCCCCTTCGCCACCGCGAAACACCACCTATACAAGATTTGACAaatattttggaaaataaaaaaaacataataataaagtgTTACTTAAGGCTCCTAGTTTGCACTCAGGAAGAGATATTACCAGGTTGTGTCTGATAAGTTCCTTAGCAAAGTCAAAGGAGCAGGAGGAAATGTCGATAAGGTTCTTCAGTTCGGCCTGAGTGAGAgaagggaaataaaaacaacatcaaaTGTATAGTAGGGGTGGAAACTTCTGGGTATTTCACGATACTATATgatatgtgatacaaggctcatgataacgattatcgatatattggtcaggtaataaatccacaataaaactactcaagacataaactgatgttttttaaattagaaaatgttttctttttgtactacgacaatattaaaactggtgtcttcttcacggtaagtactttagtgtatttttttctataaacgAATACAAACGTCTTCTTAACTGAGACCACTCGTcggaatttattttgaatagTTGAAATTTTCACTCAAGATACCTGCAACAGGAATTTGTGACCAGGCAAGACACCTGTAATTCAGTTTTTCCTGGTCATAACTGAAGCACAGATATCTGCAATGTGTGCATTGCCTCGAACTTAAGCTGAACATCAGGGATATGGAATGAATGCGCAAATGTCTTCCCAGAACGGAGCGAGTGCACACCTCGGCTGCTTTGCCGTTGTACAGGCTGAAGTGGTTGCAGGCCTTGAGGTTGAGGGCGATGGTGGAGTCGGGAATGTTCTGAAGATACGCCGCCAACACCTCCTGTGATACGTCGAAGTAACCCAGCTTGTAGTAACACAGAGCCACGTACACCTTCATCGCCAGGAAGTCTCTAGAGGAGCAGCAAACACAGATACGAcacgtatttttaattttgttcgcCAAGGTATGACTTGTAGATattcacattttaaattatttcataTTATGTCACACCCTCTTTCTATTGTTTATTAATTGATACCTGAGGCCCAGCTAAACACATACTGTAGCATTTGCCTCAAAATGATGCAGCGGCCAATAAAGtgaaacacaaaagaaaaaggccAAAGAGCGAACGCTCACATGTTGTGCCTGAGAAGGTTTTTGTAGATATCGATGGCCTCCTGGTAGTGCGAGCGCATGTAGTGGATGGAGGCCAAGCTCAGCTGGTCCTCTGTAATGTCATCCAGATTCTGGTGGATGACCATCAGCTTCTTCTCATCGTCGAACTGAGATATAATAAGGTATGAGCAAAGAGTAGTTCAAAGAatcacacttttttattttaccttaTTAGCCAAATGGAAGAGGAGGCGGTTTTTGAGAGGGGACTTCGGAGCTGCAAACACAACCAAACCAAGTTGCAAAATTCTGAAATACTTCTCAACAATGAAAAAGACATAacaaagatacaaaaaaaaaaaaacacaagaaatcCTATAGTGACATGGTTGGTGGTTATTTACAAACCTTTCATTGTAGCCTCCTCAGCTTCTTTATAGAGGCCCAGAAGAAACATGGCACAGCCCAGATACACCCACACATCAGGAGGACAGTCAGGCTTCAGGGTCAGCGCCTTGTACTCCTGTAATAACAACAGCATGTCTCAAGTCAGGACTTCATAAAATCTTTAACTACACCAAGTACCTCCATAGCTCTCTTGTAATCCCCCAAGTGAAAAGCGCAGAAGCCAATCCAGAGGTCTGAGTTCTCCTCTTGCTCCCCAATACTCTTCCGAAACTAAACAGAACAAAAGTCATCAGAAAATGACAGTACAAATATGACTTTTACTGGAGGTCTTGAATTGTAAACAGATCAATCACGGGAGGTCTTGGATAGACGGACGGACGCCATGGATAGATCGATAGTGTGGGGCTGAAGGTACCTCCAAAAGGGTCAGTGCTCCAAGGTAGTCCCTCTGCTGCAGATATTCTTCCAAACTGGGAACTTTCCAtttgcttttcttcttcttctcgctGACGCTGACCGCTGCCTCTCCCCCAACCGCTGGCTTCAAACGAGACAGGATCTGCAACGAAAAGTGCACTTTTATGACATGCATAAAGAATATTAATGTGCTACGAGGACAATGTTTTGAAAGTCCATTCACCATGTCGACCACTTGGGAAGCCAACTAGGAGAGCACACCATTAGCCAAGCGAACACTTTAGCTttctgttaaaaacaaacaacaatgaaTACATGTTAAGTATTTTGTTTCTGTGAGTACAACAGTGATACCGGTTGACGTCAGGAGAGGTCGCGTCTGCATCGGTTTTCGGTTACCTAGCAACAACAACGTCCTCATTTATCAGCAAGCCCgtttgaaatacatttaataatcatGAAAAACGCAACACTAGCTTCATTTATCAGCGTATCAGTGTTTGTTAAAACCACCACACAAGTATAACGTGCTACAATACAGCAGGAACCAAAACACCGACAACA encodes the following:
- the ift56 gene encoding intraflagellar transport protein 56; this translates as MILSRLKPAVGGEAAVSVSEKKKKSKWKVPSLEEYLQQRDYLGALTLLEFRKSIGEQEENSDLWIGFCAFHLGDYKRAMEEYKALTLKPDCPPDVWVYLGCAMFLLGLYKEAEEATMKAPKSPLKNRLLFHLANKFDDEKKLMVIHQNLDDITEDQLSLASIHYMRSHYQEAIDIYKNLLRHNIDFLAMKVYVALCYYKLGYFDVSQEVLAAYLQNIPDSTIALNLKACNHFSLYNGKAAEAELKNLIDISSCSFDFAKELIRHNLVVFRGGEGALQVLPPLIDVIPEARLNLVIYYLRQDDVQEAYNLIQDLVPAVSQEYILKGVVNAALGQQLGSRETYLKVAQQFFQLVGGSSCECDTIPGRQCMASCFFLLRKFHDVLTYLNSIKGYFCNDDTFNFNYAQAKAAIGNFKEAEESFLLIQSEKIKTDFVYLSWLARCYIMNKKARFAWELYLKMGTSSDSFSLLQLIANDSYKMGQFYYAAKAFDALEKLDPGSNYWEGKRGACVGIFQLILANKESKETLKEVVLVLRNSAIPQVEYIIRVMRKWAKDNRVFLS